A window from Zingiber officinale cultivar Zhangliang chromosome 7A, Zo_v1.1, whole genome shotgun sequence encodes these proteins:
- the LOC122001020 gene encoding protein EI24 homolog isoform X3 → MPFYALLRSILIELVYIFWFYPLYIFSFVLSTLWYNDIAKHAFEVLKSKESTTQAYGKNELTESQSISTTEIPGGFEGVCLGIGEQIYSILLLTLFFIEVFATGFIPYFGKAINFLLLSWMYAYYCFEYKWNYSNVTLNRRLDFFESNWPFFAGFGSPCVIPIFFFSPLVSYGVMAILYPLFVLTAAGTQSEQVINSIRSFKGGPKKLPIFYAANKIAMSILQFLPEPSKTS, encoded by the exons ATTTTCTGGTTCTACCCTCTGTACATCTTCAGCTTTGTTCTAAGCACATTATG GTACAATGATATTGCCAAGCATGCTTTTGAAGTGCTGAAAAGTAAAGAATCAACAACACAAGCATATGGAAAAAATGAACTAACAGAATCCCAGAGCATTAGTACTACAGAGATACCAGGGGGGTTTGAAGG TGTGTGTCTTGGAATTGGCGAGCAGATTTATTCCATCCTTTTGTTGACCCTCTTTTTCATAGAG GTTTTTGCAACAGGTTTCATTCCGTATTTTGGCAAGGCAATAAATTTTCTGCTTCTTTCCTGGATGTATGCTTACTACTGTTTTGA GTACAAGTGGAACTATTCTAATGTAACCTTGAATAGAAGACTCGATTTTTTTGAGTCCAACTGGCCATTTTTTGCAGGATTTG GTAGCCCATGCGTTATTCcaattttcttcttttctccCCTTGTCAGCTATGGGGTGATGGCTATTCTCTATCCGCTG TTTGTTTTGACAGCAGCAGGCACCCAATCAGAGcaagttattaattcaataagaTCATTTAAAGGAGGGCCAAAAAAGCTTCCGATATTCTATGCTGCAAATAAGATAGC GATGTCAATTCTGCAATTCCTACCAGAGCCAAGCAAGACGAGTTGA
- the LOC122001021 gene encoding uncharacterized protein LOC122001021 — translation MGRRWPLSGPPTVGSGGGGRPRRACLILALVCCSPVLVPLACFSVPFLCIAGLCLRGGRRWGRRKTPGFKEGGVPAPELAKEGRLLPRYLEDQLRLVSDVYAVDDDVKPHASSSLSGFGLGH, via the coding sequence ATGGGTCGACGGTGGCCGTTGTCGGGGCCCCCGACCGTAGGAAGCGGCGGTGGAGGACGGCCGAGACGAGCGTGCCTGATACTGGCACTGGTCTGCTGCTCGCCGGTGCTCGTCCCCCTCGCTTGTTTCTCCGTCCCCTTTCTCTGCATCGCTGGCCTCTGCCTCCGGGGCGGGCGACGCTGGGGGCGGCGGAAAACGCCTGGATTCAAGGAAGGTGGCGTTCCGGCGCCGGAGCTGGCGAAGGAAGGACGACTGCTGCCCCGATACTTGGAGGACCAACTGCGACTGGTTTCAGATGTTTATGCGGTCGACGACGATGTCAAACCGCACGCCTCGTCCTCTTTATCAGGATTCGGATTGGGGCATTAA
- the LOC122001023 gene encoding ABC transporter G family member 25-like: MPSDREHERNGVVVGPRMDSVLSGSCFPLTLQFIDVSYRVKLDPLAATGGGGFKRMLTAGGGGDGSASDERIILNGISGMVSPGELLAVLGPSGSGKSTLLSILAGRMQGKHSGAVLANGRRLARPALRLTGFVTQDDVLYPHLTVRETLLFCAFLRLPRTLSKAEKASAVEAVMAELGLSKCADTAVGGPFVRGISGGERKRVSIGHEMLVNPSLLVLDEPTSGLDSTAASKLVATLGGLARKGRTVITSIHQPASRVYQMFDSVLLLSEGNCLYSGKAKDAMDYFATVGFPPKFHVNPADFMLDLANGISQTEYQVDAEKSTVRQSLISSYNQVLAPKVKARLTGAAADANQSGRELFTEKEKKDKSRISWFSQFTILLRRSLKERRHESFNTLRVVQVMAAAVLSGSMWWHSSLSDVQDRLGLLFFIAIFWGVFPSFNSVFTFPQERAIFLKERASGMYSLSSYFMARTAGDLPMELILPTVFTLVLYWMAGLRTEPAAFLLTLAVILGYVLVAQGLGLALGAAIMDAKQASTISTVTMLAFLLTGGFYVQHIPNFLAWVKYVSFTFYGYKLLINIQYRGHELDSFLGSSTHYGTRIDSSKCIVALAVMLVGYRVLAYLALRRIKA; this comes from the exons ATGCCTTCTGATCGAGAGCATGAACGGAATGGAGTCGTCGTCGGTCCGAGAATGGACTCCGTTCTCTCCGGCTCTTGCTTCCCTCTCACTCTACAA TTTATTGACGTATCGTACCGCGTGAAGCTCGATCCTTTGGCGGCCACCGGCGGCGGAGGATTCAAGCGCATGTTGACCGCCGGCGGCGGCGGAGACGGATCTGCCTCCGATGAGAGGATTATACTTAACGGGATAAGCGGCATGGTGTCTCCCGGCGAGTTGCTCGCTGTCCTGGGCCCTTCCGGGAGCGGAAAGTCTACTCTTTTGAGCATCCTCGCCGGCCGGATGCAGGGGAAGCACTCGGGCGCGGTGCTCGCCAACGGCCGCCGGCTCGCGCGGCCGGCCCTGCGACTGACCGGCTTCGTGACGCAGGACGACGTGCTGTACCCGCATTTGACGGTGCGGGAGACGCTGCTGTTCTGCGCTTTTCTCCGCCTGCCGCGGACGCTGTCGAAGGCGGAGAAGGCGTCGGCGGTGGAGGCGGTGATGGCGGAGCTGGGTCTGAGCAAGTGCGCGGACACGGCCGTCGGCGGGCCCTTCGTGCGCGGCATCTCCGGCGGGGAGAGGAAGCGGGTCAGCATCGGCCACGAGATGCTGGTGAACCCGAGCCTTCTGGTCCTCGACGAGCCCACCTCGGGGCTGGACTCCACGGCGGCAAGCAAGCTGGTGGCCACCCTCGGCGGCCTGGCCAGGAAAGGAAGGACGGTGATAACGTCGATTCACCAGCCGGCCAGCCGCGTCTACCAGATGTTCGACTCGGTGCTTCTCCTCTCGGAGGGCAATTGTTTGTACTCCGGCAAGGCCAAAGACGCCATGGACTACTTCGCCACCGTCGGCTTTCCTCCAAAGTTCCACGTTAACCCCGCCGACTTCATGCTCGACTTAGCCAACG GCATCAGTCAAACAGAGTATCAAGTGGATGCAGAGAAGTCAACAGTCAGGCAATCTCTAATCTCATCTTACAACCAAGTGTTGGCGCCTAAAGTCAAAGCCCGGTTGACTGGCGCAGCTGCGGATGCAAACCAGAGCG GGAGAGAATTGTTCactgagaaggagaagaaagacaagagCAGGATCAGCTGGTTTAGCCAGTTCACCATCCTCCTCCGCCGGAGCCTCAAGGAGAGGCGCCACGAGTCTTTCAACACCCTCCGGGTCGTGCAAGTGATGGCGGCCGCGGTGCTCTCGGGCTCGATGTGGTGGCACTCGAGCCTCAGCGACGTCCAGGACCGGCTCGGCCTCCTCTTCTTCATCGCCATCTTCTGGGGCGTCTTCCCCTCCTTCAACTCCGTCTTCACATTCCCGCAGGAGCGCGCCATCTTCCTCAAGGAGCGCGCGTCCGGCATGTACAGCCTCTCCTCCTACTTCATGGCGCGCACCGCCGGCGACCTCCCGATGGAGCTCATCCTTCCCACCGTCTTCACCCTAGTACTGTATTGGATGGCGGGGCTGCGGACGGAGCCGGCGGCGTTCCTGCTCACGCTCGCCGTCATCCTCGGGTACGTGCTGGTGGCGCAGGGCCTGGGGCTGGCGCTGGGGGCGGCGATCATGGACGCGAAGCAGGCGTCGACGATATCGACGGTGACGATGCTGGCGTTCCTGCTCACCGGTGGGTTCTACGTGCAGCACATCCCCAATTTCTTGGCGTGGGTCAAGTACGTCTCCTTCACCTTCTACGGCTACAAGCTGCTCATCAATATCCAGTACAGAGGCCACGAATTGGACTCCTTCCTCGGATCGTCGACGCACTACGGAACGCGAATCGATTCCTCCAAGTGCATTGTCGCACTGGCCGTCATGCTCGTAGGGTACAGAGTCTTGGCCTACCTAGCTCTCAGGCGCATCAAGGCCTGA